The DNA region AACGGCGGGCGCTTCTGCGACGTGCTCCTGCGGGTGGGCGACGAGAGCTTCCCAGCGCACCGCGCGGTGCTGGCCGCCTGCAGCGAGTACTTTGAGTCGGTGTTCAGCGCCCAGTTGGGCGACGGCGGAGCTGCGGACGGGGGCCCCGCTGACGTGGGGGGCGCAGCGGCGGCCCCgggcggcggggctgggggcagccGGGAGCTGGAGATGCACACCATCAGCTCCAAGGTGTTTGGGGACATACTGGACTTCGCCTACACTTCCCGCATCGTGGTTCGCCTGGAGAGCTTCCCTGAGCTTATGACCGCCGCCAAGTTTCTGCTGATGAGGTCGGTCATTGAGATCTGCCAGGAAGTCATCAAACAGTCCAATGTGCAGATCCTGGTGCCCCCTGCCCGGGCGGACATCATGCTCTTTCGTCCCCCGGGGACCTCGGACTTGGGTTTCCCTTTGGACATGACCAACGGGGCAGCCTTAGCCGCCAACAGCAATGGCATCGCAGGCAGCATGCAGCCCGAGGAGGAGGCCGCACGGGCAGCTGGTGCAGCAATTGcgagccaggcctccctgcctgtGTTACCTGGGGTGGACCGCTTGCCCATGGTGGCCGGACCCCTGTCCCCCCAGCTGCTGACCTCACCCTTCCCCAATGTGGCATCCAGTGCTCCTCCCCTGACTGGCAAGCGAGGCCGGGGCCGCCCAAGGAAGGCCAACCTGCTGGACTCAATGTTCGGGTCCCCGGGGGGCCTGAGGGAGGCAGGCATCCTTCCTTGCGGGCTGTGTGGGAAGGTGTTCACTGATGCCAACCGGCTCCGGCAGCACGAGGCCCAGCATGGTGTCACCAGCCTCCAGCTGGGCTACATCGACCTTCCTCCTCCGAGGCTGGGTGAGAACGGGCTGCCCATCTCTGAGGACCCCGACGGCCCTCGAAAGAGGAGCCGGACCAGGAAGCAGGTGGCGTGTGAGATCTGCGGCAAGATCTTCCGTGACGTGTACCATCTCAACCGGCACAAGCTTTCCCActcaggggagaagccctattcCTGCCCCGTGTGTGGGCTGCGGTTCAAGAGGAAAGATCGCATGTCCTACCACGTGCGCTCCCACGACGGGTCCGTGGGCAAGCCCTACATCTGCCAGAGCTGTGGGAAAGGCTTCTCCAGGTGAGGAATGGTGCACCCCCCCCCCATGACTTGTCCTAGCCCAACTCCTGGAACAGCCAGCTTCTCGCCAGCGTCTGGGGATTCACTTGACCTTGTGGGGCCACGTCAGGTTTGGGGAGAGGGTTTAACGACGCTGATTTTTGAGGTGGCGTGGCCACGACCCGCTTTCTCTTGCCTCAGGGGACGTTCTCTGGCACTAGGCGGGCCCTGCTGCCTCTTCCTCGCGGCCTTGTGGGAAGGGGCCGGATTCCTCCGGCTGCGGCCACAGTCACCGGGCCTCACCATTCTTCTCCCTGGGCTCCCTTTGTGTTTCCGGCACCAGGCGAGGGGCCCCCTCTGGGGGCGGGAGGCTGGGCTCCTCCAGCGACTTTCCCCGCTTGAATGGCTGCCGGGGGAGGGACTGAAGCAAGCGCCTCTGGGGCTGCGGAGGCTCCCACGCCGCCGccatgcccccacccccgccactggCGGTCCTGGGCCAGGAGACCCCAGAATCACGGGCACGGAGCTGGGCACCCAGAGTCTTCTGAACAGTGAGATCTTTGATATGCTCTGACCTGGTGGTTCCAGAGCCTACCTGAACCCAC from Cervus canadensis isolate Bull #8, Minnesota chromosome 1, ASM1932006v1, whole genome shotgun sequence includes:
- the PATZ1 gene encoding POZ-, AT hook-, and zinc finger-containing protein 1 isoform X7 → MERVNDASCGPSGCYTYQVSRHSTEMLHNLNQQRKNGGRFCDVLLRVGDESFPAHRAVLAACSEYFESVFSAQLGDGGAADGGPADVGGAAAAPGGGAGGSRELEMHTISSKVFGDILDFAYTSRIVVRLESFPELMTAAKFLLMRSVIEICQEVIKQSNVQILVPPARADIMLFRPPGTSDLGFPLDMTNGAALAANSNGIAGSMQPEEEAARAAGAAIASQASLPVLPGVDRLPMVAGPLSPQLLTSPFPNVASSAPPLTGKRGRGRPRKANLLDSMFGSPGGLREAGILPCGLCGKVFTDANRLRQHEAQHGVTSLQLGYIDLPPPRLGENGLPISEDPDGPRKRSRTRKQVACEICGKIFRDVYHLNRHKLSHSGEKPYSCPVCGLRFKRKDRMSYHVRSHDGSVGKPYICQSCGKGFSRPDHLNGHIKQVHTSERPHKCQVWVGSSSGLPPLESLPSDLPSWDFAQPALWRSSHSVPDTAFSLSLKKSFPALENLGPAPSSNALFCPAPPGYLRQGWTATEGGRAFTQWPVG
- the PATZ1 gene encoding POZ-, AT hook-, and zinc finger-containing protein 1 isoform X6; this translates as MERVNDASCGPSGCYTYQVSRHSTEMLHNLNQQRKNGGRFCDVLLRVGDESFPAHRAVLAACSEYFESVFSAQLGDGGAADGGPADVGGAAAAPGGGAGGSRELEMHTISSKVFGDILDFAYTSRIVVRLESFPELMTAAKFLLMRSVIEICQEVIKQSNVQILVPPARADIMLFRPPGTSDLGFPLDMTNGAALAANSNGIAGSMQPEEEAARAAGAAIASQASLPVLPGVDRLPMVAGPLSPQLLTSPFPNVASSAPPLTGKRGRGRPRKANLLDSMFGSPGGLREAGILPCGLCGKVFTDANRLRQHEAQHGVTSLQLGYIDLPPPRLGENGLPISEDPDGPRKRSRTRKQVACEICGKIFRDVYHLNRHKLSHSGEKPYSCPVCGLRFKRKDRMSYHVRSHDGSVGKPYICQSCGKGFSRPDHLNGHIKQVHTSERPHKCQTCNASFATRDRLRSHLACHEDKVPCQVCGKYLRAAYMADHLKKHSEGPSNFCSICNRGLQAPGAHPEWGSSVPLRQDLWQQRRPEMLASGSD
- the PATZ1 gene encoding POZ-, AT hook-, and zinc finger-containing protein 1 isoform X5 → MERVNDASCGPSGCYTYQVSRHSTEMLHNLNQQRKNGGRFCDVLLRVGDESFPAHRAVLAACSEYFESVFSAQLGDGGAADGGPADVGGAAAAPGGGAGGSRELEMHTISSKVFGDILDFAYTSRIVVRLESFPELMTAAKFLLMRSVIEICQEVIKQSNVQILVPPARADIMLFRPPGTSDLGFPLDMTNGAALAANSNGIAGSMQPEEEAARAAGAAIASQASLPVLPGVDRLPMVAGPLSPQLLTSPFPNVASSAPPLTGKRGRGRPRKANLLDSMFGSPGGLREAGILPCGLCGKVFTDANRLRQHEAQHGVTSLQLGYIDLPPPRLGENGLPISEDPDGPRKRSRTRKQVACEICGKIFRDVYHLNRHKLSHSGEKPYSCPVCGLRFKRKDRMSYHVRSHDGSVGKPYICQSCGKGFSRPDHLNGHIKQVHTSERPHKCQTCNASFATRDRLRSHLACHEDKVPCQVCGKYLRAAYMADHLKKHSEGPSNFCSICNRGFSSASYLKVHVKTHHGVPLPQVSRHQEPIPNGGAAFHCARTYGNKEAPERAPRSWALELSGWRQWRPPLHTLPRSRLRWRRAVHVRLRGESAATEKARNARIRIRLRAPTPTATSRTPAT
- the PATZ1 gene encoding POZ-, AT hook-, and zinc finger-containing protein 1 isoform X2, translated to MERVNDASCGPSGCYTYQVSRHSTEMLHNLNQQRKNGGRFCDVLLRVGDESFPAHRAVLAACSEYFESVFSAQLGDGGAADGGPADVGGAAAAPGGGAGGSRELEMHTISSKVFGDILDFAYTSRIVVRLESFPELMTAAKFLLMRSVIEICQEVIKQSNVQILVPPARADIMLFRPPGTSDLGFPLDMTNGAALAANSNGIAGSMQPEEEAARAAGAAIASQASLPVLPGVDRLPMVAGPLSPQLLTSPFPNVASSAPPLTGKRGRGRPRKANLLDSMFGSPGGLREAGILPCGLCGKVFTDANRLRQHEAQHGVTSLQLGYIDLPPPRLGENGLPISEDPDGPRKRSRTRKQVACEICGKIFRDVYHLNRHKLSHSGEKPYSCPVCGLRFKRKDRMSYHVRSHDGSVGKPYICQSCGKGFSRPDHLNGHIKQVHTSERPHKCQTCNASFATRDRLRSHLACHEDKVPCQVCGKYLRAAYMADHLKKHSEGPSNFCSICNRGFSSASYLKVHVKTHHGVPLPQVSRHQEPIPNGGAAFHCARTYGNKGQKCSHQDPIESSDSYGDLSDASDLKTPEKQSTNGSFSCDMAVPKNKMESDGEKKYPCPECGSFFRSKSYLNKHIQKVHVRAIGGPLGDLGPALGSPFSPQQNMSLLESFGFQIVQSAFASSLVDPEVDQQPLGPEGK
- the PATZ1 gene encoding POZ-, AT hook-, and zinc finger-containing protein 1 isoform X3, with amino-acid sequence MERVNDASCGPSGCYTYQVSRHSTEMLHNLNQQRKNGGRFCDVLLRVGDESFPAHRAVLAACSEYFESVFSAQLGDGGAADGGPADVGGAAAAPGGGAGGSRELEMHTISSKVFGDILDFAYTSRIVVRLESFPELMTAAKFLLMRSVIEICQEVIKQSNVQILVPPARADIMLFRPPGTSDLGFPLDMTNGAALAANSNGIAGSMQPEEEAARAAGAAIASQASLPVLPGVDRLPMVAGPLSPQLLTSPFPNVASSAPPLTGKRGRGRPRKANLLDSMFGSPGGLREAGILPCGLCGKVFTDANRLRQHEAQHGVTSLQLGYIDLPPPRLGENGLPISEDPDGPRKRSRTRKQVACEICGKIFRDVYHLNRHKLSHSGEKPYSCPVCGLRFKRKDRMSYHVRSHDGSVGKPYICQSCGKGFSRPDHLNGHIKQVHTSERPHKCQTCNASFATRDRLRSHLACHEDKVPCQVCGKYLRAAYMADHLKKHSEGPSNFCSICNREGQKCSHQDPIESSDSYGDLSDASDLKTPEKQSTNGSFSCDMAVPKNKMESDGEKKYPCPECGSFFRSKSYLNKHIQKVHVRAIGGPLGDLGPALGSPFSPQQNMSLLESFGFQIVQSAFASSLVDPEVDQQPLGPEGK
- the PATZ1 gene encoding POZ-, AT hook-, and zinc finger-containing protein 1 isoform X1 — protein: MERVNDASCGPSGCYTYQVSRHSTEMLHNLNQQRKNGGRFCDVLLRVGDESFPAHRAVLAACSEYFESVFSAQLGDGGAADGGPADVGGAAAAPGGGAGGSRELEMHTISSKVFGDILDFAYTSRIVVRLESFPELMTAAKFLLMRSVIEICQEVIKQSNVQILVPPARADIMLFRPPGTSDLGFPLDMTNGAALAANSNGIAGSMQPEEEAARAAGAAIASQASLPVLPGVDRLPMVAGPLSPQLLTSPFPNVASSAPPLTGKRGRGRPRKANLLDSMFGSPGGLREAGILPCGLCGKVFTDANRLRQHEAQHGVTSLQLGYIDLPPPRLGENGLPISEDPDGPRKRSRTRKQVACEICGKIFRDVYHLNRHKLSHSGEKPYSCPVCGLRFKRKDRMSYHVRSHDGSVGKPYICQSCGKGFSRPDHLNGHIKQVHTSERPHKCQTCNASFATRDRLRSHLACHEDKVPCQVCGKYLRAAYMADHLKKHSEGPSNFCSICNRGFSSASYLKVHVKTHHGVPLPQVSRHQEPIPNGGAAFHCARTYGNKEGQKCSHQDPIESSDSYGDLSDASDLKTPEKQSTNGSFSCDMAVPKNKMESDGEKKYPCPECGSFFRSKSYLNKHIQKVHVRAIGGPLGDLGPALGSPFSPQQNMSLLESFGFQIVQSAFASSLVDPEVDQQPLGPEGK
- the PATZ1 gene encoding POZ-, AT hook-, and zinc finger-containing protein 1 isoform X4, giving the protein MERVNDASCGPSGCYTYQVSRHSTEMLHNLNQQRKNGGRFCDVLLRVGDESFPAHRAVLAACSEYFESVFSAQLGDGGAADGGPADVGGAAAAPGGGAGGSRELEMHTISSKVFGDILDFAYTSRIVVRLESFPELMTAAKFLLMRSVIEICQEVIKQSNVQILVPPARADIMLFRPPGTSDLGFPLDMTNGAALAANSNGIAGSMQPEEEAARAAGAAIASQASLPVLPGVDRLPMVAGPLSPQLLTSPFPNVASSAPPLTGKRGRGRPRKANLLDSMFGSPGGLREAGILPCGLCGKVFTDANRLRQHEAQHGVTSLQLGYIDLPPPRLGENGLPISEDPDGPRKRSRTRKQVACEICGKIFRDVYHLNRHKLSHSGEKPYSCPVCGLRFKRKDRMSYHVRSHDGSVGKPYICQSCGKGFSRPDHLNGHIKQVHTSERPHKCQTCNASFATRDRLRSHLACHEDKVPCQVCGKYLRAAYMADHLKKHSEGPSNFCSICNRGQKCSHQDPIESSDSYGDLSDASDLKTPEKQSTNGSFSCDMAVPKNKMESDGEKKYPCPECGSFFRSKSYLNKHIQKVHVRAIGGPLGDLGPALGSPFSPQQNMSLLESFGFQIVQSAFASSLVDPEVDQQPLGPEGK